The region GGACTACCTACTAAGGGGACTTTAACCTTTGATATATATGGTTATGCACACGATAGACAGATACACGTGGAGGGGAGTGAGAGCTTAAATACAACAGGGAATGGAGCACACAGCCTATCTGCTGGGAGACAGAACCGTGAAGAAATGAAGCCGAGTGCCCCGGTCTCTGTGTCCTGCTCCCGAAAAGGGAGCCGGTCAGAAATGTTCCTTCTGACACGTTTCTTctctaaaatgtgaaaacaacagGTAAGACGCTGAGATCTGGGGGAATCACACGAGAGCTCTTCTTAAAAAAGGTAAAGTAAGTGATTTTTTGCCTAGCGAAAAACTTTTTAATACTTTGAAAAGCATGGACCCTTGTTCCCAATTAAAATTTCCTTTGTCACCTTCTTTTGCATTTTGCGAGCACATATACTTTGGCACCTTTGAAAAGAAACTTtaataaataagggaaaaaagagaaactcaTTAGTGAACGGTAATAAATAACAATAACttaaatctcaataaatattttctctatactTCTGTATCTGAAACAGATGCATTGCATCGAGTAGCTTCTCTGGTCACTGGTGACCACGCATAACGGAGCTGGGGTGTATGTAACATCTGTCTCTCTGTAAACCGAGAGCCCGGCGGCCTCCCCGCCCCAGTGCAGCTGGGGGCCTTCCCCGAACGCTCTCCTGCAAGAATGCTGCCGAAAACCACAACTGGTTTCCTGTTTCCAAGGACAGAAAGGAAATACCTTCAGGTTTGGTTTTAGTCATGAGGACAGCCTTTCTGGTTCCTAGCCAACCTCTTCCCACCTCACACACCATGTTTGAAATCAATCACCCACTGTTCCCCAAAACGCTGGCTGGAGTAAACCTCAGGCCTGAACCTTCAAAAGCAAAGGTTACTACCTCTCGTGTGcgtctttgcttttttttctccttgccgGTGTATGTCTCCACTGAGtgacagaaaaataaaccttTCTTGCTTTCAGCAGTAAAACGTAATGACAGGGAATGACACCAGGAGGACCATTTCCCTGGTGTCTCCAGACATGTGAAAACAAACCACAGGAGATACGCTGGTTTGGTTTCAAGTGCATCCGCAACTGTACCCGTGACCGGCGACGGTGGACTGTATCGGATGAAACGATGGCAACACCCAAGCAGGGACACCAGCCCTGAGCTTCTGGTGACGCTGGCCGCCATCTGGGAGAATGCAGACAgctgtttcctctctctcccgCCCAGTTTTCTGTCGCTGGATCTCCCTCTGCCAGGCTCCCACAACGGCTGCCTGCCTCCTCCTCGACTCCTTGGTCCTTATCTTCCACTCCGGGCAAACATTTTCTGGGAACCTTGGTCCCTTTCTTTGCACTTTGTGGCAGGAATGCAATACACAGCGGTCTCTGGAGCGGAAGTCAGATACATCCACAGCGTTTGGCGGAATGCTTTCTCAGAATATGGTAAACCAGGTTATCGTCTAAAAAGGACAGGTCGTCATCGAAGGCGAGGGGTCTGCAACACGCCTGCCCGACTTTGTCACTCACCAGCCTTCTATTTTTGGAcaagttttttaatattttgtcgtACATTGTCTCGGCTGCATCGCATGAGCCGCTGCAGTACCTGAAAATGAGTTCCTCCTTGGTTTCGTAGCCCAAACCCAAGTCAGTGACATTCAGATGCACGGCAGTCAAGACGCACCCCCGATTTCGGCCCCTCTGGCCCCGCCGGCCTTTCCCTCGGGAACTCTCCGGGCTGGCGGCTGCAGCCTGCCGGTGCCGCTCTCTGCGAGGAAGCACGGCCATTTGTTTATCGGGTGACCTTTTCAGTCTTCTAATGGTGGCTTGTATGAAATCCATGACATCATCAAACTGATCAGGATAATCCTCTGGCATATTTGCTGTGcaacaagaaaacagaaacgGGCACGTGAGACAACAGCAACGACCGCTTCGAGGAGCCTCCAAGACCCCAGTGTCTCCTAAAGGCGGCCAAGCTCGGCCTCGGGGTGAGACTGCCAGCTCAGGGACCGCTGTCACCCCGTCCGCCCCGACCCTGAGGACACAGGCCGAAAGGTGCCCTCCAAGACTCCGCGGAAGGAAGTTCATGCTCGGAAGAGGAGACTGACACGGGGCGTGACACACTTCCCTGCTGAAAACAGATCCTTAGAAGCGGAATCATCTGCCATTTTGTAACGCGTCTGTATGGAGGGTGCAGATGCTGACGGAGGCCCCTTCTTCTTGTTCTAATAACGTAACCTACAGTTGTGGTTCTCAAATGTGAGTGTGGATGGGACTGTGCTGGGATGCTCACGGAAATGCAGAGTCCTAGCCCGACCCTtaagggaagggtggggaggggccgaGGAATCTGTACTTCTAACGAGCCCTGGAGAAATTCTGATGGGGGTGGTCCATGGAGCATACGTTGAGAAACCCTGTCTTAGAGGGTGAAAAAAGGATTAACCTTGGATTGGGCTTGGAAGACACTGCTGCTTTCACCTGGAATACTGAGGAGTGCTCTTTCCTGAAATCCACCCCGACTTAGCACCTCTGCTCAGCTGAGTGGGACGAGAACCATTCTGACAGATCACATGAAAAGCTCTTGAGCTCAACTGTATTttagagcttccttaaaaaacattAAGCCTACTTTTCACTAACACAGAGACTAATTTACCACTTCTTTGGATTagcatgactttaaaaatatatggtcATACTgtaagatgactttttttttttttttttttttgcagtacgtgggcctctcactgttgtggcctctcccgttgtggagcacaggctccggacacgtaggctcagaggccatggctcacgggcccagccgctctgcggcatgtgggatcttcccggaccgggtcacgaacccatgtcccctgcatcggcaggcagactctcaaccactgcgccaccagggaaacccaagatgacattttaaaaattttttaaaaattaaaaatttaaaattttttttatttaaccttatatttcttttttttttgagtatttaaagttaatgtatttaatgtattttctttctttctttctttcttttttttaacatttttattggagtaccattgctccacaatggtgtgtcagcctctgctctacaacaaagcaaatcagctatacatatacatatatccccatatctcctccctcttgtgtctccctcccaccctccctatcccacccctctaggtggacacaaagcaccgagctggtctccctgtgctatgcacctgcatcccactagctatcagttttacatttggtagtgtatatatgtccatgccactctcacttcatcccagcttacccttccctctccccatgtcctcaagtccattctctatgtctgcgtctttattcctgtcctgcccctaggttcttcagaaccatctcttttttttttttagattccatatatatgtgttagcatatggtatttgtttttctctttctgacttacttcactccgtaggacagactctaggtccatccacctcactacaaataactcaatttcatttctttttatggctgaataatattccattgtatatatgtgccacatcttctttaccaattcatctgttgatggacagttggaggttccttaaaaaactaaaaatataactaccatacgccccagcaatcccactactgggcatataccctgagaaaaccataattcaaaaagagtcatggaccaaaatgttcattgcagctctatttacaatagccaggacatggaagatgACATGTAAATGTATCATAGCAGTACATGGACTGAGACGCTGTTTGTGGGCAGATGGTGGGAGGGGGGTGTCCAGCCTCTGCTGCGGGCTGTCACATGACTCCCACTGGCTCTGGGTGCAAAGAGGACAAGAGATGTGCATTTTAGGGAGATCACATGGAGGAATGATTGAGGCGATGCTTCTACGATGTTTGAGACCTTTGGACAAACGCATGAATTTGCAGTCTCGTGGCGTTTTCTGCTGTGTTTCAAGCATTTGCTTTGGCTGATCAAGTAAGAGAAGAGTAACTTTGAACaactgaatacatttttaaaagaggaaagcaATTCAAATGCCCATTTATTAGGTACTCAACCTTTTATGCTCTCCATCCCATTTTCAGGTAATTTAGTATGTTTAGGGCTATATGTGGCTTAGGACAATATGCCACAAAAGAGTTGTTAGCAAGAGGGAATTTTTTTTGCCAAGCCCATGTTAAAGCAGAGAAGGATTACACTGGGCCTAACCCACGTCAAATTGTTTTGTTATGAACAAATTGTTAAAACAGATATCAGGTATCCTGTTG is a window of Globicephala melas chromosome 3, mGloMel1.2, whole genome shotgun sequence DNA encoding:
- the GDNF gene encoding glial cell line-derived neurotrophic factor isoform X2; amino-acid sequence: MKLWDVVAVCLVLLHTASAFPLPAANMPEDYPDQFDDVMDFIQATIRRLKRSPDKQMAVLPRRERHRQAAAASPESSRGKGRRGQRGRNRGCVLTAVHLNVTDLGLGYETKEELIFRYCSGSCDAAETMYDKILKNLSKNRRLVSDKVGQACCRPLAFDDDLSFLDDNLVYHILRKHSAKRCGCI
- the GDNF gene encoding glial cell line-derived neurotrophic factor isoform X1 gives rise to the protein MKLWDVVAVCLVLLHTASAFPLPAGKRPPEAPAEDRSLGRRRAPFAPSSDSNMPEDYPDQFDDVMDFIQATIRRLKRSPDKQMAVLPRRERHRQAAAASPESSRGKGRRGQRGRNRGCVLTAVHLNVTDLGLGYETKEELIFRYCSGSCDAAETMYDKILKNLSKNRRLVSDKVGQACCRPLAFDDDLSFLDDNLVYHILRKHSAKRCGCI